ATTACGTACCCTGACCAAAAAGTAACGCTTAACTTTACCctaaccttattgttagaaataggtaggaAATGCTTAGAGCTAAAGGGAGACTTCGTGTTGGATATTAAAGTTGGTCTTGCATCAGTGGAAGGGCAGCACTTTTTTGGTTTCTATTGTGTCTTGTGCTTTCCGTTGAATCTAGAAACACTCTTTCTCACTACCTTAAAAAAACTATTGATCAGAAAGATCGCTAAAACCAATAGTGAAAACGCAAGCAACAAAATATCTAGGCAATACAGTTCGTAAAATGGCAGATCGGAACCAAGCGGCTTGAGAAACTCTAAACTACCTTGAGCCTGCGCGTACTCTACCCAGTCAGCGGCCTCCTTGACAGGGGGGCGTGGCAGAAGCTTCACCGATTTCGAGATTCGCTCAGCTGATTCCCGGTAACTGCAAGAAAGAAATTCACATGATGAACACTGTCGTAAAATTGTTTCAAACGAAGGAACAACTAGAATGAGCGATGCCGTTCTTTTTTAAAGGGTTTTATGTCGGGATGTTTCGCTCTTTCATAAAGCGCGGTGATGATGTGCATAAATGCGGCGATCAGTCGAATAAATAATATAGATTTCattgaaaataacaataataataataataataataataataataataataataataataataataacaacaataataataataactgaatATTCCCATCATACTTATTCCGGGATCGTCATAAAACATGCGTCCATATAGACCGTAGTCATAATGGCGGCTatgtaattattcttttgtctttatgctaatcatcctaaatAGCCTCGTAAAtacgagcaaaattcaaaagaatttttgttccaaagtgaggctagttaggatgattagtacaaagacaaaagaataatttcttgaccgccatttatgaatacggtctataatCAACAAGGACTCGCATAATTCTGTTGCTATGCTAATAGCCACTCTGATATTTTTCCGGGTATCCACGAGTCACCATAAAtttatgttatttgccagctgggaggtctgTATAGCGAGAAAATGTAAACGAGGTCACAATTTTTCGCTTGacaccgaccgaccgacccttAGTcggtaaataacttatttatttatttcctctctctttccctttctctctgaaataactttttaaactttaactttaactttaaaagttaaagttaaagttaaaaaagttatttaattgttgactcgcaccgcgcttaaTAGCGAATGCAATATTAAAGTTAcctacaaactgaacgtttcaaagataaatatttttatttcaattttatttctaaacctcttgtctaaaaaaaagtaacttctgtatgtaaacggattcggtgtcaaaaaaaaagtggaaatttaaggtcatcacacaagctcacCCAACCAAGGCTAGGATTCCGCCCGCTGTGAGCGGGCCGGAGGAGAAAAGTCGttccgctcccggaaccaatcacattgcaggatttgttgaattcttCCCGCTCACGcactgagaaaaaataaaagggTACATTTCTGTAGGGACGAATAAGTTGGCCTGGCTTCAAGGGTAGCAGGCTGTGCGTTTATGTGTGACTGGCCCTTTTGTGTATATCGGATTGTTTGTGCGGAAAAATCACTCGCAGATCTTCCTTACCTGGCTTGATTTATCACCTTGTGAATTAATTCAACAAAGTCTTGAGATGAGAGAGTTTTCAAGTCGATGGCCTCCGCAAATCCACCTTGTTGTGCCATTTGGGCATTAAGAAACTGATCCCCGAAGAAGGGTGAACAGATCATAGGTACACCATGATAGGTCGATTCTAGAATGCCGTTCATCCCCGCATGCGCTATAAACAGACGAGTCTTGTGGTGGGCAAGGATGTCGTTTTGTGGTAACCACGACAATAATTTAACATTTTCACTCAATGAGATTCTGGACGTGCCTGTTGAGAACAATTGTAATCCGTTAAGACAAGTACCGAAAACTgtaattaattaaaatcaatTCTTGATGTGGTAAAAAAAAGGCACGTTCGAGCGTTTACGACGCAATCTGATTAGAGAAACCTGTAGGAGGGGTAGCTTCACTCcctgcttttgttcgaattcattcaagcacgactgattatccaagatggcgatcaacgCAAACTTCAACAGAGACGGAACCCCTACAGATATTTCCAGCGCGAGAAAAAGGGACGAGGGattacaagaaaaagaaatacagaTAACATCTCATAACATATTGCGAACTCATTGCCATAACTGAGGGGCtttttattgcataaattattacAGCTCTGTATACGAACACGGTTGATTGACAGATAAATCATCCACATATGCCGAAGGCACAacgccttttatagtgcgtgTTTATGTTTAACGAGCGATGGCAGGATCATGTACCAAACAAAATACTCGACGGGATCTCCCCCCACTTATCAGAAACAAAAGCGCTGCCAAAGGAATGGGCGTTGCTAAGCATTGTTATCGACATCCTTACCGTCAATGAAGTGTTGCCGTGTGAACCCAAACATGGAACAACACGCCAAAGTCGACCAACTGAGTTACATTATTTGTTGATATACTGAGGTAAGATGCTAACACAACCTCCAACTAGGAATCAGCAGAAGGTTCGATAAACGAGATGACTGGTGTCTGAGGCAGCAGGATCGCATGTGGCCGACCTGATAATAACTACATTTTAACAAATCCTTAAGCGCTCTATAGACAAATTTGGTTTCCATTTACCTGTCATCTGTGAACTTACCTTGTAACTTCAGTTTCCAGATGACTTTCTGTGGAACCTTGGCGAATGCTTCAGCCATCATCTGCCATACGCTCTCGTTGATTCCAAACAAATCTCCCACAATAGAGCCAAATGAAACCAAGATAACTCCATCGTCACCAGACCTCTGCATGAACTGCTCCAACTCGTCTGATAGTGGCTTGGGAGGACCGGGTAAAAAAGGACCAACGACTCTGGTGTCTTTAATTCAAAAGATCTTAAAAGTTGATGACTGACCATAGCAAAGTTTTCAGCGCGGCATTGGCCTTAATTAATCTGTattaacaataaacaaactCTTGCATCATGCAACTCTGCTCAATACATTAACCTTCGTTGTTAAGGTTcctaattgattgattgattgattgatggatggatggatgatggattgattgtttgattgattgattgaatgaaCGGATGGCTGGGGTGAGCCGGGCGGAGGAAAGGGTGTTAatgaattgattgattgatgccGGGATAGATGGGGTTGGTTGGTTGATTTAATTGATAATTGACTGattgttttgttcatttcttcgtTTGTTAGTTTATGAAATTGCTTGCCCACTCATATACTCCACACTGTTGCCTGTTACATACAGGTCGTTGCCGAACATTTCGATGGAATTACCTATGTTCATATGATAAAAGAGGATTCCAGTACTCCTTTTTGCTCCGCACCTTATAGTTAAATGCAAAAATAACACTTCAACTCGGAGTACTCACTTGGGGGAAGTGGTCTTGGGTTCTCCAATCCCAATCCAAATGGCACTTGGCTTATTATCATATCAACTCTACCGAGAGTTTCTTGAATACTTTTCTCGGGTGTAATGTTATGTGTCGCCTTGACATCGCCAAAACTCGCACATAAATCTTGACGATAAGACAAATAAGCCACCACCCAAAAGAATATATATTTGGCCCTGTCCATGAAGCTGCTGAGAGGAATAGAAGAATGGGACGCGTAAGTCGGAGATAAAGGCAAACCCACTGCCAACGCGATTGGATGAT
The sequence above is a segment of the Montipora foliosa isolate CH-2021 chromosome 2, ASM3666993v2, whole genome shotgun sequence genome. Coding sequences within it:
- the LOC137990898 gene encoding UDP-glucuronosyltransferase 2A3-like, translated to MLGIQAIVFFAFFSSCFATKFAMFPMPVGRSHFLFVSKLGQELAERGHEVKIYTGASSQNFAESSPFVRFFNDTKCSEWVKKASSKPVTETNPKKILALLYTVLSCFCDEMLGDSEVMNEVSSADLVVGEFMYLCSALVADQLSLPHVLISAPSLNHPIALAVGLPLSPTYASHSSIPLSSFMDRAKYIFFWVVAYLSYRQDLCASFGDVKATHNITPEKSIQETLGRVDMIISQVPFGLGLENPRPLPPNTRVVGPFLPGPPKPLSDELEQFMQRSGDDGVILVSFGSIVGDLFGINESVWQMMAEAFAKVPQKVIWKLKLQGTSRISLSENVKLLSWLPQNDILAHHKTRLFIAHAGMNGILESTYHGVPMICSPFFGDQFLNAQMAQQGGFAEAIDLKTLSSQDFVELIHKVINQASYRESAERISKSVKLLPRPPVKEAADWVEYAQAQGSLEFLKPLGSDLPFYELYCLDILLLAFSLLVLAIFLINSFFKVVRKSVSRFNGKHKTQ